The following are from one region of the Gossypium hirsutum isolate 1008001.06 chromosome D03, Gossypium_hirsutum_v2.1, whole genome shotgun sequence genome:
- the LOC121215623 gene encoding regulator of nonsense transcripts 1 homolog: protein MDSQFDTASQPDPATDAYTFLEFNTQGESDFEYTDFRDPIRSWPTPSDATVVDRSASDHHSDTPASSSPSSVPKGAGRGATSNNNNSNSNSVSNSGAVVDSLATGISGLNFEETVGDEDGGYEYGKGDFAEHACRYCGVSNPACVVRCNVPSCRKWFCNSRGNTSGSHIVNHLVRAKHKEVCLHKDSPLGETILECYNCGCRNVFLLGFISAKTESVVVLLCREPCLNVNALKDMNWDLSQWCPLIDDRCFLQWLVKIPSEKEQLRARQISAQQINKVEELWKTNPDASLEDLEKPGVDDEPQPVALKYEDAYQYQNVFAPLIKLEADYEKMMKESQSKDNVTVRWDIGLNKKRIAYFVFPKEDNELRLVPGDELRLRYSGDAAHPAWQSVGHVIKLTAQEEVALELRASQGVPVDVNHGFSVDFVWKSTSFDRMQGAMKTFAVDETSVSGYIYHHLLGHEVEVQMVRNALPRRFGAPGLPELNASQVFAVKSVLQKPISLIQGPPGTGKTVTSAAIVYHMAKQGQGQVLVCAPSNVAVDQLAEKISATGLKVVRLCAKSREAVSSPVEHLTLHYQVQHLDTSEKSELHKLQQLKDEQGELSSSDEKKYKALKRATEREISQSADVICCTCVGAGDPRLANFRFRQVLIDESTQATEPECLIPLVLGAKQVVLVGDHCQLGPVIMCKKAARAGLAQSLFERLILLGVKPIRLQVQYRMHPCLSEFPSNSFYEGTLQNGVTINERQSSGIDFPWPVPNRPMFFYVQMGQEEISASGTSYLNRTEAANVEKIVTTFLRSGVVPSQIGVITPYEGQRAYIVNYMSRNGALRQQLYKEIEVASVDSFQGREKDYIILSCVRSNEHQGIGFLNDPRRLNVALTRARYGIVILGNPKVLSKQALWNGLLTHYKEHECLVEGPLNNLKQSMVQFQKPKKIYNDRRLFFGGGPGIVPSDNFGSAASTSPNADRRGSRARGAYMPPGPPNGTHKPGVHPSGFPMPRVPLPPFPGPQPYAIPARGAVHGPVGAVPQVPQPGTRGFGAGRGNGGAPIGSHLPHQQGTQQNIGTIGSSFNFPLENPNSQPSVGGPLSQPGFVNNVQGPSQTFRDGFSMGGMSQDFLGDDFKSQGSHVPYNIADFSTQASQSGYAVDYVTQGAQGGFPGNFLNQNSQAGYSRFGSGNDFMSQDYMNHGSQGLFTQAGFNDPSHDDASQSHFGVSNPNQLQSQGLMNSLYSQSFSHYNTQPLNLPAPQQQPQQDQGSQNQKLHYNG, encoded by the exons ATGGATTCTCAATTCGATACGGCGTCGCAACCTGACCCTGCCACCGACGCTTATACCTTCCTCGAATTCAACACCCAAGGCGAGTCCGATTTCGAGTACACCGACTTCCGTGATCCGATTCGTTCTTGGCCGACGCCTTCTGACGCTACTGTCGTTGATCGCTCAGCCTCCGACCACCATTCCGACACTCCCGCGTCCTCTTCTCCTTCTAGCGTTCCGAAAGGCGCTGGCCGTGGCGCGACGAGCAATAATAATAACAGCAATAGCAATAGTGTTAGCAATAGTGGGGCCGTGGTTGATTCGTTAGCGACGGGGATTAGTGGATTGAATTTTGAGGAGACGGTTGGGGATGAGGATGGCGGTTATGAGTATGGGAAAGGGGATTTCGCGGAACACGCTTGTCGATATTGTGGGGTTTCTAATCCGGCTTGTGTGGTTCGTTGTAATGTTCCTTCATGTAGGAAATGGTTTTGTAATTCAAGAGGGAATACGTCGGGATCGCATATTGTTAATCATCTT GTACGAGCTAAACACAAGGAAGTTTGCCTCCATAAAGATAGTCCTTTGGGAGAAACAATTCTTGAATGCTACAACTGTGGATGCAGAAATGTCTTCCTTCTTGGTTTTATATCTGCTAAGACAGAGAGTGTTGTTGTTCTTCTTTGTAGAGAACCTTGTTTGAATGTAAATGCTTTGAAAGACATGAATTGGGACTTGAGTCAGTGGTGCCCCCTTATTGATGATAGATGCTTTCTGCAGTGGCTGGTTAAG ATCCCGTCTGAAAAAGAACAGCTACGGGCGCGGCAAATAAGTGCTCAACAAATAAACAAGGTAGAAGAGCTTTGGAAGACAAATCCTGATGCCTCCCTTGAAGATCTTGAGAAGCCTGGTGTAGATGATGAACCACAGCCTGTGGCCTTGAAGTATGAAGATGCTTATCAG TATCAAAATGTTTTTGCTCCACTTATCAAGCTTGAAGCTGATTATGAAAAA ATGATGAAAGAATCTCAAAGCAAGGATAATGTTACAGTTCGATGGGATATTGGGTTAAACAAGAAGCGTATTGCATATTTTGTCTTTCCAAAG GAAGACAATGAGCTGCGTCTAGTACCTGGTGATGAGTTGCGTCTGCGTTATTCAGGAGATGCTGCTCATCCTGCATGGCAGTCTGTTGGGCATGTG ATCAAGCTAACGGCACAAGAAGAGGTTGCGCTAGAGCTCCGTGCTAGTCAG GGAGTTCCTGTTGATGTGAACCATGGGTTCAGTGTTGATTTTGTGTGGAAGAGTACAAGTTTTGACCGAATGCAAGGGGCAATGAAAACATTTGCAGTTGATGAAACTAGTGTTAGTGG ATATATTTACCATCATCTGCTTGGTCACGAGGTTGAGGTGCAGATGGTTCGCAACGCACTGCCTCGTCGTTTTGGTGCCCCTGGTCTGCCTGAATTGAATGCATCCCAA GTTTTTGCCGTGAAGAGTGTTCTTCAGAAGCCTATAAGTTTGATTCAAGGTCCCCCTGGAACTGGAAAAACTGTTACTTCTGCTGCCATTGtatatcacatggctaaacagGGTCAGGGGCAG GTTCTGGTCTGTGCTCCAAGTAATGTTGCTGTTGATCAGCTAGCTGAAAAAATAAGTGCCACTGGGTTAAAG GTTGTAAGACTTTGTGCAAAATCAAGAGAAGCTGTAAGTTCTCCTGTTGAACATTTGACCCTGCATTATCAG GTTCAACATCTTGACACATCTGAGAAGAGTGAACTTCACAAGTTACAACAATTGAAAGATGAACAAG GTGAGTTGTCGAGCAGTGACGAGAAAAAATACAAAGCACTGAAGCGAGCAACTGAGAGGGAAATATCCCAAAGTGCTGATGTCATTTGTTGCACTTGTGTTGGGGCTGGAGATCCTAGATTGGCTAATTTTAGGTTCCGTCAG GTACTTATTGATGAATCTACTCAGGCGACGGAACCTGAGTGTCTCATTCCTTTAGTTCTTGGCGCGAAGCAG gttGTTCTTGTTGGTGATCATTGCCAACTTGGTCCTGTTATTATGTGCAAGAAAGCTGCCCGTGCTGGATTAGCACAGTCTTTGTTTGAACGTCTAATTTTACTTGGTGTTAAGCCAATTAGATTGCAG GTTCAATATCGTATGCACCCATGTTTGTCAGAGTTTCCTTCTAACAGCTTCTATGAGGGCACCTTACAAAATGGAGTGACAATCAATGAAAGGCAATCTTCGGGCATTGATTTCCCTTGGCCTGTGCCTAATCGTCCCATGTTTTTTTATGTACAG ATGGGGCAAGAGGAGATTAGTGCTAGTGGAACATCATATCTAAATAGAACTGAGGCTGCAAATGTTGAAAAGATTGTTACCACATTCTTGAGGAGTGGTGTTGTTCCTAGTCAG atTGGGGTCATAACACCTTATGAGGGACAAAGGGCGTATATTGTGAATTATATGTCAAGAAATGGTGCTTTGAGACAGCAGCTTTACAAGGAAATCGAG GTTGCTAGTGTCGATTCTTTCCAAGGAAGGGAAAAAGATTACATCATCTTGTCTTGTGTGAGAAGTAATGAGCATCAG GGTATCGGATTCCTAAATGATCCTCGCAGGCTTAATGTTGCCCTAACACGTGCTCGATATGGTATAGTAATTCTTGGAAATCCTAAAGTTCTTAGCAAACAAGCTCTGTGGAACGGTTTATTGACACATTACAAG gAACATGAGTGCCTGGTTGAAGGACCCCTCAATAACTTGAAGCAGAGTATGGTTCAATTCCAAAAGCCCAAAAAG ATTTACAATGACCGGAGACTTTTCTTTGGAGGTGGACCTGGGATTGTGCCTAGTGATAATTTTGGGTCTGCTGCCTCAACTAGTCCAAATGCTGATAGAAGAGGCAGTCGTGCTCGGG GTGCTTATATGCCTCCTGGTCCACCCAATGGTACTCACAAGCCTGGAGTGCACCCTTCTGGGTTCCCAATGCCTCGGGTTCCACTTCCACCTTTTCCTGGTCCTCAGCCTTACGCTATTCCTGCTCGTGGAGCTGTACATGGACCAGTGGGAGCTGTTCCTCAGGTACCTCAACCTGGAACTCGAGGCTTTGGGGCTGGGCGTGGTAATGGTGGTGCTCCTATCGGTAGTCATCTTCCACACCAGCAAGGCACACAGCAAAACATTGGAACTATTGGATCTTCTTTCAACTTCCCTCTGGAGAATCCAAATAGCCAGCCATCCGTGGGTGGTCCATTATCTCAGCCTGGATTTGTCAACAAT GTCCAAGGGCCGAGTCAAACTTTCCGTGATGGATTTTCAATGGGAGGAATGTCCCAG GACTTCTTGGGTGATGACTTCAAAAGCCAAGGCTCACATGTCCCTTATAACATTGCTGATTTTTCTACACAG GCTTCTCAGAGTGGATATGCTGTTGATTACGTTACACAAGGAGCACAGGGCGGGTTTCCAGGGAACTTCCTAAACCAGAATTCTCAAGCTGGATATTCTCGTTTTGGTTCTGGAAATGATTTCATGTCTCAG GACTACATGAATCATGGATCACAAGGCCTGTTTACTCAGGCTGGCTTTAATGACCCTTCTCATGATGATGCATCTCAAAGCCACTTTGGCGTGTCTAATCCCAACCAGCTTCAGTCCCAG GGCTTGATGAATTCTCTCTACTCCCAGTCCTTTTCCCACTACAACACACAGCCACTGAACTTGCCGGCTCCTCAACAGCAGCCTCAGCAGGACCAGGGCTCCCAAAACCAGAAACTTCACTATAACGGTTAA
- the LOC121215434 gene encoding putative invertase inhibitor, producing the protein MKKSHLFSLVFFYLLLVSVSSDVIHDSCDKAAKGDPNIKFDFCVSSFEGNPKAKTATGVADLVKVAIETAMANATSIGSIISKLLDNKTLDTYARHCLEDCSELYSGAGSSIQSGGKAFEGKDYGTANAEISSAMDAPDTCEEQFKEKKGYVSPLTKENNNFFQLLAIILSFMNLVPK; encoded by the coding sequence ATGAAGAAATCCCACcttttttctcttgttttcttCTACCTTCTGCTTGTTTCAGTGAGCAGTGATGTTATCCATGATTCTTGTGACAAAGCTGCGAAGGGTGATCCCAATATCAAGTTTGACTTTTGTGTATCAAGTTTTGAAGGGAACCCCAAAGCTAAAACTGCTACTGGGGTTGCGGATTTGGTTAAAGTAGCCATAGAAACGGCCATGGCTAATGCGACGAGCATTGGTTCAATAATATCTAAGCTTTTGGATAACAAAACCCTTGATACATATGCAAGGCATTGCTTAGAAGATTGCTCTGAGCTTTATTCAGGTGCAGGGTCTAGTATACAAAGTGGTGGGAAAGCTTTTGAAGGTAAAGATTATGGAACTGCTAATGCTGAAATAAGTTCAGCCATGGATGCACCGGATACTTGTGAAGAACAGTTTAAAGAGAAGAAAGGGTATGTGTCACCATTGACAAAGGAAAACAACAATTTCTTTCAGCTACTTGCAATCATACTTTCATTCATGAATCTGGTACCAAAATGA
- the LOC107933737 gene encoding LOW QUALITY PROTEIN: nuclear intron maturase 2, mitochondrial (The sequence of the model RefSeq protein was modified relative to this genomic sequence to represent the inferred CDS: inserted 1 base in 1 codon) — protein MHRRITVFTFQVLKSPRIIPTRTTQLYSKLNPFARGTNGFALCRLFSFTPVHRRVPDPDGPMNLMKEDGVSVCSQMWIENFREPDRLVSNLISYLRRFELWVLAYQKVYADEIGSYVPRSSITRSALEDLLALRNAVLDNRFKWGARLEFFIKSPKDKTDYESLSKRKIKAILTTTQPAPFQDKLVQEVLLMILEPIYEARFSQKSFAFRPGRNAHTVLRVIRRNFAGYLWYIKGDLSPILDGLKVGLVISALMRDVRDKKVIDLIKLALVTPVITSPIDGTEKKKKTKRKYQKKKVLAEDEPKPDPYWLETFFGFAPEEAEKLPSWXHCGILSPLLANICLDELDRWMEGKIKDFYRPSKSDVIWNSPEGEAEQGNTSWPEFVPTSGPDKTRKMDYVRYGGHILIGIRGPRADAATLRKQLIEFCDQKYMIKLDNESLPIEHITKGIMFLDHVLCRRVVYPTLRYTATGGKIISEKGVGTLLSVTASLKQCIKQFRKLNFLKGDREPDPQPCFRMFHATQAHTNAQMNKFLSTMVEWYRYADNRKKVVNFCSYIIRGSLAKLYAAKYKLRSRAKVYKIGARNLSRPLKERKGQSPEYQNLLRMGLAESIDGLQYTRMSLIPETDYTPFPSNWRPDHEKALIEYIRLDDPKTLEEQKGCIQEQGLVSPQDYISMLVWNYKRNAIAMDQLSLVKSAGLLSSSNRENDDPKNKEQEESEERLHASQM, from the exons ATGCATCGAAGAATCACAGTTTTCACCTTTCAAGTTCTAAAAAGTCCCCGTATTATCCCTACCCGAACCACCCAACTTTACTCCAAATTGAATCCCTTTGCCCGTGGAACAAATGGGTTTGCTTTGTGTCGATTGTTTTCGTTTACTCCGGTGCACCGGCGTGTGCCGGATCCCGATGGCCCTATGAACCTAATGAAAGAAGATGGTGTATCGGTTTGTTCCCAAATGTGGATTGAGAATTTTAGAGAACCTGATAGGTTGGTTTCCAATTTGATCTCGTACCTTCGTAGATTCGAATTATGGGTGTTGGCTTATCAGAAAGTTTATGCCGATGAAATAGGATCGTATGTGCCTCGTAGTTCAATCACTAGGTCCGCGTTGGAAGATTTGTTAGCTTTGAGAAATGCTGTTCTTGATAATAGGTTTAAGTGGGGTGCTAGGTTAGAGTTCTTTATAAAATCACCTAAAGATAAGACGGATTACGAATCTTTATCGAAGAGGAAGATTAAGGCGATTTTAACGACTACGCAACCTGCTCCGTTTCAAGATAAGTTAGTGCAGGAGGTTTTGCTTATGATTTTAGAGCCGATATATGAGGCTCGCTTCTCGCAGAAGTCATTTGCGTTTAGGCCTGGGAGGAATGCTCATACTGTATTGAGGGTGATTAGGAGAAATTTCGCCGGTTATTTATGGTATATAAAAGGCGATTTAAGTCCGATTTTAGATGGATTGAAAGTGGGGTTGGTGATAAGTGCTTTGATGAGGGATGTGAGGGATAAGAAGGTTATTGATTTAATCAAGCTTGCATTAGTTACACCGGTAATAACGAGTCCGATTGATGGGacggaaaagaagaaaaagacaaaGAGGAAGTATCAGAAGAAGAAAGTGTTGGCTGAGGATGAACCGAAGCCCGATCCTTATTGGTTGGAGACATTTTTTGGTTTTGCACCCGAGGAGGCAGAGAAACTTCCTTCAT GGCATTGTGGAATTCTTAGTCCACTATTGGCTAATATATGTCTTGATGAATTGGACCGGTGGATGGAAGGTAAGATTAAGGATTTTTATCGTCCATCAAAGAGTGATGTTATATGGAATAGTCCTGAAGGAGAAGCAGAACAAGGGAATACATCTTGGCCAGAATTTGTACCAACAAGTGGACCGGATAAGACACGGAAAATGGATTATGTACGGTATGGAGGTCATATTTTGATTGGTATCCGTGGACCAAGAGCAGATGCAGCAACGCTGAGAAAACAGTTAATCGAGTTTTGTGATCAGAAATATATGATCAAGCTTGATAATGAGAGCCTCCCGATCGAACACATAACCAAAGGTATTATGTTTCTCGACCATGTACTTTGTCGGAGAGTGGTATATCCAACTCTTCGGTACACAGCAACTGGTGGTAAGATTATTAGTGAGAAAGGTGTTGGGACCCTTTTATCCGTCACGGCGAGCTTGAAACAATGCATCAAGCAATTTAGGAAGTTAAACTTTCTTAAGGGTGATAGGGAACCGGACCCACAACCATGTTTTAGAATGTTCCATGCAACTCAAGCTCACACCAATGCTCAAATGAACAAGTTCTTGTCAACAATGGTGGAGTGGTATAGATATGCCGACAACCGGAAAAAAGTTGTTAATTTTTGTTCCTATATCATTAGGGGTTCCCTAGCAAAGCTCTATGCTGCAAAGTACAAGCTTCGTTCACGAGCAAAGGTTTATAAAATTGGTGCAAGAAATCTGAGTCGTCCTTTGAAGGAGAGGAAAGGACAGTCACCCGAGTACCAGAATCTACTGAGAATGGGCCTTGCTGAGTCAATTGATGGCCTTCAGTATACAAGGATGTCTCTGATTCCCGAGACTGATTATACGCCTTTCCCTAGCAATTGGAGGCCTGATCATGAGAAGGCATTAATTGAATATATAAGGCTCGACGATCCAAAAACTCTGGAAGAGCAAAAAGGTTGCATTCAAGAGCAGGGACTTGTTTCACCACAGGACTACATATCGATGCTAGTATGGAATTACAAAAGAAATGCAATTGCGATGGATCAACTTTCGCTAGTAAAAAGTGCTGGTTTGTTGTCGAGCTCAAATCGTGAGAACGATGATCCGAAGAACAAGGAACAAGAGGAATCCGAAGAAAGGCTTCATGCTTCACAAATGTAA
- the LOC107933730 gene encoding transcription factor MAMYB has protein sequence MEFLDEDARPRFLFQSKPQSSSSSERSKPFLFISLSISSIILSLSLFSIESEPFKSLLFWFSFSLFLGPFAPPSLTGGDIRVGVGPIITDPIEQDPQPETESKKKSSQKRSKPDKIDEPIGNHGDLAGNGNGFSESKVKSKESKKKEDLGSNFDGEGKEWSETEIEILKKQMVKNPVGKPGRWEAIASAFKGKYKTDSVIKKAKELGEKKIDDSDSYAQFLKNRKPVDTRINDENEAVIQANWNSGEDIALLNALKTFPKDVTMRWEKISAAVPGKSKAACMKRVAELKKDFRSSKASNGGN, from the coding sequence ATGGAGTTTTTGGACGAAGACGCTAGACCCAGATTCCTCTTCCAATCAAAGCCTCAATCTTCTTCTTCCTCCGAGCGATCAAAACCATTCCTTTTCATTTCCCTTTCAATCTCTTCCATTATCCTTTCCCTTTCCCTCTTCTCCATTGAATCCGAACCCTTCAAATCTCTCCTCTTTTGGTTCTCTTTCTCCCTTTTCCTCGGCCCATTCGCCCCTCCTTCCCTCACCGGCGGTGACATCCGCGTCGGCGTTGGCCCCATCATCACTGATCCCATCGAACAAGACCCACAACCCGAGACTGAATCAAAGAAAAAATCATCTCAAAAACGTTCAAAGCCTGATAAAATCGATGAACCAATTGGAAATCATGGGGATTTAGCTGGAAACGGAAATGGGTTTTCAGAGTCAAAGGTGAAAAGCAAAGAGTCGAAGAAAAAAGAAGATCTGGGGAGCAATTTCGATGGAGAAGGTAAGGAATGGAGTGAAACTGAAATTGAGATTTTGAAGAAACAAATGGTGAAAAACCCAGTGGGGAAACCGGGTAGATGGGAAGCTATAGCTTCAGCATTTAAAGGGAAATACAAAACAGATAGTGTGATTAAAAAAGCAAAGGAATTAGGTGAGAAAAAAATAGATGACAGTGATTCATATGCTCAGTTTTTGAAGAATAGGAAACCAGTTGATACGAGGATCAATGATGAAAATGAAGCAGTGATACAGGCTAATTGGAATTCAGGGGAAGATATTGCTCTACTCAATGCTTTGAAAACTTTTCCTAAAGATGTAACAATGAGATGGGAAAAGATTTCTGCTGCTGTACCTGGGAAATCAAAAGCTGCTTGTATGAAAAGAGTTGCTGAACTGAAAAAGGATTTTAGGAGCTCTAAAGCTAGTAATGGTGGGAATTAA
- the LOC107933731 gene encoding vacuolar protein sorting-associated protein 55 homolog, with protein MADLPGYLHYCLQTGKLVVLAILVSGGVILQILACALYNNWWPMLTVIMYVLLPMPLMFFAGSDGYSLLSESGNSWANATKFLAGASAIGSIAIPAILKHAGVISWGALAMELSSYFVFVLAIMFYIRMNNDNDYSFF; from the exons ATGGCCGATTTACCGGGTTATTTACACTACTGCTTACAGACCGGAAAACTTGTGGTTTTGGCGATTTTAGTTTCGGGCGGAGTCATATTGCAAATCTTG GCATGTGCTTTGTACAATAATTGGTGGCCAATGTTGACTG TAATAATGTATGTCCTTCTTCCAATGCCATTGATGTTCTTTGCTGGCTCTGACGGTTATTCCCTTTTATCTGAATCTGGCAACAG TTGGGCGAATGCAACAAAGTTCTTGGCCGGAGCTTCTGCAATAGGAAGCATTGCTATACCAGCTATCTTAAAACATGCCGGAGTTATCAGTTGGGGCGCATTGGCAATGGAACTTTCATCGTATTTCGTTTTTGTACTGGCCATAATGTTTTATATTCGTATGAACAATGATAATGATTATAGTTTCTTTTGA
- the LOC107933733 gene encoding uncharacterized protein isoform X1, whose translation MAGIVFGLSLPRVVYCSWRGNASRQRVMPGHTATHQGDVNCTRLSVEAGDKILAQLRNNTYHCWWSDWLLSGQHSEDFSQRNSCEPCPSNGECYEGNLECIYGYRRHGKLCIEDRDIDETAKKLSESVEAGLCEAYAQVLCYGTGTVWVSHDIRFHIISHVRENDIWNDLDRHNLMQNVGSDHTTYVYMKRRAMETIAKLLETRTNLHGLQEFKCPDALAEHYKPLTCRFRELVSKHSLIIMSICAGLIGCAVLFLKVRQRMYISARAEELYNQVCEMLEENALRSKNVDGEGESWVVASWLRDHLLLPRERKDPQLWKKVEELVQDDSRVDRYPKLVKGESKVVWEWQVEGSLSSSGRRKKGEGIELKPNESINTNINQSSRTLKTEPKALIF comes from the exons ATGGCAGGTATAGTCTTTGGGTTGTCTTTGCCGAGAGTTGTGTATTGTTCATGGAGGGGGAATGCCTCGAGGCAACGTGTCATGCCTGGGCACACAGCCACCCACCAAGGGGATGTAAACTGTACACGGCTCTCAGTAGAGGCGGGAGACAAAATCTTGGCACAACTCAGGAACAATACCTATCATTGTTGGTGGTCTGACTGGCTGCTCAGCGGACAACACTCTGAAGACTTCTCTCAAAGAA ATTCTTGTGAGCCTTGCCCAAGTAATGGGGAATGTTATGAAGGCAATTTGGAATGTATTTATGGTTATAGAAGACATGGAAAGCTGTGTATAGAAGACCGAGATATCGATGAAACAGCTAAGAAACTT TCTGAATCCGTAGAAGCTGGCCTTTGTGAGGCTTATGCTCAAGTTTTGTGCTATGGGACTGGGACAGTTTGGGTATCTCATGATATTCGATTTCATATAATATCACAT GTTCGAGAAAATGATATTTGGAATGATTTAGACAGACACAACTTGATGCAAAATGTTGGTTCAGACCATACCACATATGTGTACATGAAAAGAAGGGCAATGGAGACAATAGCTAAATTATTGGAGACAAGAACAAATCTACATGG GTTACAGGAATTCAAGTGTCCAGATGCTCTGGCAGAGCATTACAAACCTTTGACCTGTCGTTTTCGTGAATTGGTCTCCAAGCATTCTCTTATTATCATGTCTATTTGTGCTGGG CTTATAGGGTGTGCAGTATTGTTCTTGAAAGTCCGTCAAAGAATGTATATTTCGGCTAGAGCAGAGGAGCTTTACAATCAG GTCTGCGAAATGCTCGAGGAGAATGCATTGAGGTCAAAGAATGTCGATGGTGAAGGTGAATCATGGGTTGTTGCCTCATGGTTACGAGATCATCTTCTTTTGCCTAGGGAAAGAAAGGATCCTCAGTTATGGAAAAAG GTTGAGGAATTAGTGCAGGATGATTCTCGAGTAGATCGTTACCCCAAGCTCGTTAAGGGTGAATCAAAAGTGGTGTGGGAATGGCAAG TTGAAGGTTCTTTGAGCTCTTCGGGGAGGAGAAAAAAGGGGGAGGGAATCGAACTAAAACCAAATGAAAGCATCAACACAAACATAAACCAATCCAGCCGCACATTGAAGACTG AACCTAAAGCATTGATCTTTTGA
- the LOC107933733 gene encoding uncharacterized protein isoform X2, with protein MAGIVFGLSLPRVVYCSWRGNASRQRVMPGHTATHQGDVNCTRLSVEAGDKILAQLRNNTYHCWWSDWLLSGQHSEDFSQRNSCEPCPSNGECYEGNLECIYGYRRHGKLCIEDRDIDETAKKLSESVEAGLCEAYAQVLCYGTGTVWVRENDIWNDLDRHNLMQNVGSDHTTYVYMKRRAMETIAKLLETRTNLHGLQEFKCPDALAEHYKPLTCRFRELVSKHSLIIMSICAGLIGCAVLFLKVRQRMYISARAEELYNQVCEMLEENALRSKNVDGEGESWVVASWLRDHLLLPRERKDPQLWKKVEELVQDDSRVDRYPKLVKGESKVVWEWQVEGSLSSSGRRKKGEGIELKPNESINTNINQSSRTLKTEPKALIF; from the exons ATGGCAGGTATAGTCTTTGGGTTGTCTTTGCCGAGAGTTGTGTATTGTTCATGGAGGGGGAATGCCTCGAGGCAACGTGTCATGCCTGGGCACACAGCCACCCACCAAGGGGATGTAAACTGTACACGGCTCTCAGTAGAGGCGGGAGACAAAATCTTGGCACAACTCAGGAACAATACCTATCATTGTTGGTGGTCTGACTGGCTGCTCAGCGGACAACACTCTGAAGACTTCTCTCAAAGAA ATTCTTGTGAGCCTTGCCCAAGTAATGGGGAATGTTATGAAGGCAATTTGGAATGTATTTATGGTTATAGAAGACATGGAAAGCTGTGTATAGAAGACCGAGATATCGATGAAACAGCTAAGAAACTT TCTGAATCCGTAGAAGCTGGCCTTTGTGAGGCTTATGCTCAAGTTTTGTGCTATGGGACTGGGACAGTTTGG GTTCGAGAAAATGATATTTGGAATGATTTAGACAGACACAACTTGATGCAAAATGTTGGTTCAGACCATACCACATATGTGTACATGAAAAGAAGGGCAATGGAGACAATAGCTAAATTATTGGAGACAAGAACAAATCTACATGG GTTACAGGAATTCAAGTGTCCAGATGCTCTGGCAGAGCATTACAAACCTTTGACCTGTCGTTTTCGTGAATTGGTCTCCAAGCATTCTCTTATTATCATGTCTATTTGTGCTGGG CTTATAGGGTGTGCAGTATTGTTCTTGAAAGTCCGTCAAAGAATGTATATTTCGGCTAGAGCAGAGGAGCTTTACAATCAG GTCTGCGAAATGCTCGAGGAGAATGCATTGAGGTCAAAGAATGTCGATGGTGAAGGTGAATCATGGGTTGTTGCCTCATGGTTACGAGATCATCTTCTTTTGCCTAGGGAAAGAAAGGATCCTCAGTTATGGAAAAAG GTTGAGGAATTAGTGCAGGATGATTCTCGAGTAGATCGTTACCCCAAGCTCGTTAAGGGTGAATCAAAAGTGGTGTGGGAATGGCAAG TTGAAGGTTCTTTGAGCTCTTCGGGGAGGAGAAAAAAGGGGGAGGGAATCGAACTAAAACCAAATGAAAGCATCAACACAAACATAAACCAATCCAGCCGCACATTGAAGACTG AACCTAAAGCATTGATCTTTTGA